The following coding sequences are from one Granulicella arctica window:
- the nuoH gene encoding NADH-quinone oxidoreductase subunit NuoH, with protein MSHLSPFLTFLLLNVLKIVVVLVITLTAVAYTVLLERKVIGRMQNRWGPSRVGPFGLLQPLADGIKLFLKEDLMPLAIERPLFILAPIIALSCALISIAVVPFGAVTLVKGVNLFQIADLNIGLLVILGVTSIGVYGIALSGWSSNNKFALLGSLRATSQMISYELALGLSLVGVVLRAQSLSLRDIVASQSAHGLLSWNVFGGFQFVGFFIYLMAAYAETNRSPFDLPEAESELVAGYHTEYSSMKFAMFFMAEYANMITVSCVATLLFFGGASSPLGHLLPANFGGPILTAIFPILWFVAKIFSFLFLYIWVRSTLPRFRYDQLMAFGWKFLLPVAMANIIVTSLVMALRG; from the coding sequence GTGAGTCATCTATCGCCGTTCCTGACGTTTCTCCTGCTGAACGTCCTGAAGATCGTCGTCGTCCTCGTCATCACCCTGACGGCGGTGGCCTATACCGTGCTGCTCGAACGCAAGGTCATCGGCCGCATGCAGAATCGCTGGGGACCCTCCCGCGTCGGTCCCTTCGGCCTGCTGCAGCCACTCGCCGACGGCATCAAGCTCTTCCTCAAGGAAGACCTCATGCCACTCGCCATCGAGCGCCCGCTCTTCATCCTCGCGCCCATCATCGCGTTGAGCTGCGCACTCATCTCGATCGCCGTCGTTCCCTTCGGTGCCGTCACGCTGGTCAAGGGCGTCAACCTCTTCCAGATCGCCGACCTCAACATTGGCCTGCTCGTCATCCTTGGCGTCACCTCCATCGGCGTCTATGGCATCGCGCTCTCGGGCTGGTCGTCGAACAATAAGTTCGCCCTGCTCGGCAGCCTCCGCGCCACCTCGCAGATGATCAGCTATGAGCTCGCACTGGGTCTGTCTCTGGTAGGAGTCGTCCTCCGTGCCCAGTCGCTCAGCCTGCGCGACATCGTCGCCAGCCAGTCCGCTCACGGCCTGCTCTCCTGGAACGTCTTCGGAGGCTTCCAGTTCGTCGGCTTCTTCATCTATCTGATGGCCGCCTACGCCGAGACCAACCGCTCCCCCTTCGACCTCCCCGAGGCCGAGTCCGAGCTCGTCGCCGGCTACCACACCGAGTACAGCTCCATGAAGTTCGCCATGTTCTTCATGGCCGAGTACGCCAACATGATCACCGTGAGCTGCGTCGCCACCCTCCTCTTCTTCGGCGGAGCCTCCAGCCCACTCGGTCATCTTCTGCCCGCAAACTTCGGCGGCCCCATCCTTACCGCCATCTTCCCCATTCTCTGGTTCGTGGCAAAGATTTTTTCTTTCTTATTTCTTTATATCTGGGTCCGCTCGACGCTGCCCCGCTTCCGTTATGACCAGCTCATGGCCTTCGGCTGGAAGTTCCTTCTGCCCGTCGCCATGGCCAACATCATCGTTACCAGCCTCGTCATGGCGCTGCGCGGATAG
- a CDS encoding molybdopterin-dependent oxidoreductase, translated as MADVTFTVDGKQLTAPAGTLLIEACKTAGIEIPAFCYYPGLSLQAACRMCVVRQEKVPKLQTACTTPVAEGQVFITESPEIAQARKATLQLLLGNHPLDCPVCDAGGECELQDMTFKYGAADSFYAEPKNHREEQQWSPVVYFDRPRCILCYRCVRMCGEGMDVFALGIQNRGSSSVIAPNVPPQMSPDDLAHVDCEQCGMCIDACPVGALTSGTYRYKTRPWEMNHVSTVCTHCGDGCKTTLGVRSTSDGSEIVRGDNRDKSGINGDFLCNKGRYAFDFANHEDRITQPLVRQADGSLKPVSWETALDHVGKKLRELRDTRGGKSIGVIGGNRLTNEEAYLLQKFARTVLGTNNIDHHRTADYVTFAQTLSSKPGRTASLHDTLTAPAILLVGGDPTNHAPATAWNIRTNVRNNHAKLYVANTAEIKLRRQARGFVQVSPFGYGDLAAYLSGNEASATAAAADTDKLSKFRDAVKAEEKLLILIGSEIHGTELKALLDFGLTIPGAQFALLSDYANSRGAADMGLLPDLLPGYTPIGAIDVQNPGSKIALEYGSSTTPGLDMLEIFDAAAKGELSALYVVGANPVARYAVDPATLKNTFVVVQEMFLTETAALADVILPAANLYEKSGSVTNSYGDLQQVKKAGDRAGVRTDFEMIVRIADKMGADMKTLVPFGKGLRADMGQSRGAQSGEADRHAVWLTANNLEPRLSPFDPFAILDEIQRLVPGYNLLRLQLLSGNDQHLSPAAPAELVQITRRDLVMPANDTLFTSGTLGRYSAMLNDLQQNEARKLPILDQTAAD; from the coding sequence ATGGCAGACGTAACCTTTACCGTAGACGGCAAACAACTCACCGCACCCGCGGGCACGCTCCTCATCGAGGCCTGCAAGACCGCTGGCATCGAGATCCCCGCCTTCTGCTACTACCCTGGGCTCTCGCTCCAGGCTGCCTGCCGCATGTGCGTCGTCCGGCAGGAGAAGGTCCCCAAGCTCCAGACCGCCTGCACCACCCCAGTCGCCGAGGGCCAGGTCTTCATCACCGAGTCGCCTGAGATCGCCCAGGCGCGCAAGGCCACCCTGCAACTCCTGCTCGGCAACCACCCCCTCGACTGCCCCGTCTGCGATGCCGGCGGCGAGTGCGAGCTGCAGGACATGACCTTCAAGTACGGCGCCGCCGACAGCTTCTACGCCGAGCCCAAGAACCACCGCGAAGAGCAGCAATGGTCCCCGGTCGTCTACTTCGACCGGCCTAGATGCATCCTCTGCTACCGCTGCGTCCGCATGTGCGGCGAGGGCATGGACGTCTTCGCCCTCGGCATTCAGAATCGCGGCAGCTCCAGCGTCATCGCCCCCAACGTCCCCCCGCAGATGTCCCCCGACGACCTCGCCCACGTGGACTGCGAGCAGTGCGGCATGTGCATCGACGCCTGCCCCGTCGGAGCCCTCACCTCCGGCACCTACCGCTATAAAACCCGTCCCTGGGAGATGAATCACGTCTCCACCGTCTGCACCCACTGCGGCGACGGCTGCAAGACCACCCTCGGCGTCCGCAGCACCTCCGACGGCAGCGAGATCGTCCGTGGCGACAACCGCGACAAGTCCGGCATCAACGGCGACTTCCTCTGCAATAAGGGCCGCTACGCCTTCGACTTCGCCAACCACGAAGACCGCATCACCCAGCCGCTCGTCCGCCAGGCTGATGGCAGCCTCAAACCGGTTAGCTGGGAAACGGCCCTCGACCACGTCGGCAAGAAACTCCGTGAGCTTCGCGACACCAGGGGCGGCAAGTCCATCGGCGTCATCGGCGGCAACCGCCTCACGAACGAAGAGGCCTACCTCCTCCAGAAGTTCGCCCGCACCGTCCTCGGCACCAACAACATCGACCACCACCGCACGGCGGACTACGTCACCTTCGCCCAGACCCTCAGCAGTAAGCCCGGCCGGACCGCCTCGCTGCACGACACCCTCACCGCGCCGGCCATCCTTCTCGTGGGCGGCGACCCCACCAATCATGCTCCGGCCACCGCGTGGAACATCCGCACCAACGTTCGCAACAATCACGCAAAGCTCTACGTCGCTAACACCGCCGAGATCAAGCTCCGCCGCCAGGCACGCGGCTTTGTGCAGGTCTCGCCCTTCGGCTACGGCGATCTCGCCGCCTATCTCTCCGGCAACGAGGCCAGCGCCACCGCAGCAGCCGCTGACACCGACAAGCTGAGCAAGTTCCGCGACGCCGTCAAGGCAGAGGAGAAGCTCCTCATCCTCATCGGCTCGGAGATCCACGGCACCGAGCTCAAAGCGCTCCTCGACTTCGGCCTCACCATCCCGGGAGCGCAGTTCGCCCTGCTCTCCGACTACGCCAACTCACGCGGCGCAGCGGACATGGGCCTGCTACCCGACCTCCTCCCTGGCTACACGCCCATCGGAGCCATCGACGTCCAGAACCCCGGCAGCAAGATCGCCCTCGAATACGGCTCCTCGACCACCCCCGGCCTCGACATGCTCGAGATCTTCGACGCCGCAGCCAAAGGAGAGCTCTCCGCCCTCTACGTCGTCGGGGCCAACCCGGTCGCCCGCTACGCCGTCGATCCCGCCACCCTCAAAAACACCTTCGTCGTCGTACAAGAGATGTTCCTCACCGAGACCGCCGCTCTCGCCGACGTCATCCTCCCCGCCGCCAACCTCTACGAGAAGTCCGGCTCCGTCACCAACAGCTACGGCGACCTCCAGCAGGTCAAAAAAGCAGGCGACCGCGCCGGTGTCCGCACCGACTTCGAGATGATCGTCCGCATCGCCGACAAGATGGGCGCCGACATGAAGACACTCGTCCCCTTCGGTAAGGGTCTCAGGGCTGACATGGGCCAGTCCCGCGGCGCGCAGTCCGGCGAGGCCGACCGCCACGCCGTCTGGCTCACCGCCAACAACCTCGAACCGCGCCTCAGCCCGTTCGACCCATTCGCCATCCTCGACGAGATCCAGCGCCTCGTCCCCGGCTACAACCTACTCCGCCTGCAACTGCTCTCCGGCAACGACCAGCATCTGTCGCCCGCAGCGCCCGCAGAGCTCGTCCAGATCACCCGTCGCGACCTCGTCATGCCCGCGAACGATACACTCTTTACATCCGGCACGTTAGGGCGCTACTCGGCCATGCTCAACGACCTCCAACAGAATGAGGCACGCAAGCTGCCCATTCTCGACCAAACCGCCGCAGACTAG
- the nuoF gene encoding NADH-quinone oxidoreductase subunit NuoF, which translates to MPTLVSHPDEVKVLSRRFGQGAANIDKYLELDGYKAVQMAIEQGPEWIINTMKASGLRGRGGAGFPTGMKWSFVPKQSEKPKYVLVNGDESEPGTCKDHVIFLHDPHAVIEGTMIAGLAIGSKLGFIYLRGEYRYLLKIVEKAVADAYAKGFLGKNIFGTGVDFDIITQTGAGAYEVGEESALMESLEGKRGVPRIKPPFPAVVGLYGGPTVINNAETIANAPHILLMGGEAYAKLGTERNGGTRLFGISGHVERPGVYELPMGYSLRKAIYDVAGGIKGGKKLKAVVPGGSSCPVLTADEIDVGLDFDQMGKAGTMLGSGGIVVLDETVSIVEFALRTIAFYQHESCGWCIPCREGTDWIKKTLTRVHAGGGSKKDIDNVQYLAENMMGRTFCPLGDAAAMPTLGFVKKFRKEFEEYIDGKRVDTPLIKIKPVGEPELAGAH; encoded by the coding sequence ATGCCGACACTCGTCTCGCATCCCGATGAAGTCAAAGTCCTCTCCCGTCGCTTCGGCCAGGGCGCCGCGAATATCGACAAGTACCTCGAGCTCGACGGCTACAAGGCCGTCCAGATGGCCATCGAGCAGGGTCCCGAATGGATCATCAACACCATGAAGGCCAGCGGCCTTCGCGGACGCGGCGGCGCAGGCTTCCCCACCGGCATGAAGTGGAGCTTCGTCCCCAAGCAGTCGGAGAAGCCGAAGTACGTCCTGGTCAACGGAGACGAGTCCGAGCCCGGCACCTGCAAAGACCACGTCATCTTCCTGCACGATCCCCACGCCGTCATCGAAGGCACCATGATCGCCGGCCTCGCCATCGGCTCGAAGCTCGGCTTCATCTACCTCCGCGGCGAGTACCGCTACCTGCTCAAGATCGTCGAAAAGGCCGTCGCTGACGCCTATGCAAAGGGCTTCCTCGGCAAGAACATCTTCGGCACCGGCGTCGACTTCGACATCATCACCCAGACCGGCGCAGGCGCCTATGAGGTCGGCGAAGAGTCCGCCCTGATGGAGTCGCTCGAAGGCAAGCGCGGCGTGCCCCGCATCAAGCCGCCCTTCCCTGCCGTCGTCGGGCTATATGGTGGACCGACGGTGATCAACAACGCCGAGACCATCGCCAACGCCCCGCATATCCTGCTGATGGGCGGCGAGGCCTACGCCAAGCTCGGCACCGAGCGCAACGGCGGCACACGACTCTTCGGCATCTCCGGCCACGTAGAGCGCCCCGGCGTCTACGAGCTGCCCATGGGCTACTCGCTCCGCAAGGCCATCTACGACGTCGCGGGCGGCATCAAGGGCGGCAAGAAGCTCAAAGCCGTCGTCCCCGGCGGCTCATCCTGCCCCGTCCTCACCGCAGACGAGATCGACGTAGGCCTCGACTTCGACCAGATGGGCAAAGCCGGCACCATGCTCGGGTCTGGAGGAATAGTGGTTCTCGACGAGACCGTCTCCATCGTCGAGTTCGCCCTCCGCACCATCGCCTTCTACCAGCACGAGTCCTGCGGCTGGTGCATCCCCTGCCGCGAAGGCACGGACTGGATCAAGAAGACCCTCACCCGCGTCCACGCCGGTGGCGGCAGCAAGAAGGATATCGACAACGTGCAGTACCTCGCCGAAAACATGATGGGCCGGACGTTCTGCCCACTCGGCGACGCTGCTGCGATGCCGACCCTCGGCTTCGTCAAGAAATTCCGCAAAGAGTTCGAAGAGTACATCGACGGCAAGCGCGTCGACACCCCCTTAATCAAGATCAAACCGGTCGGCGAACCGGAGCTCGCAGGAGCGCATTGA
- the nuoE gene encoding NADH-quinone oxidoreductase subunit NuoE: MSTLTNTIFSPELAARFDKLVTIYPLRRSALVPMLLYAQDEVGYISDAVVAEIAERIGILELDVRNVLSYYSMLRTKPAGKYNVQVCTNISCMLRGGYELLDHCKHKLGIGHKEVTEDGLFSLEEVECIGACCWAPAIQINYDFHDNLTPAKVDDLFQIYRDGQGKDVK; the protein is encoded by the coding sequence GTGAGCACACTCACCAACACGATCTTTTCCCCGGAGCTGGCAGCCCGCTTCGACAAACTCGTCACCATCTATCCCCTGCGCCGGTCCGCGCTTGTCCCCATGCTGCTCTACGCGCAGGACGAGGTCGGCTACATCTCAGACGCCGTCGTCGCAGAGATCGCCGAGCGCATCGGCATTCTCGAGCTGGACGTCCGCAACGTGCTTTCGTACTACTCCATGCTCCGCACCAAGCCCGCGGGCAAGTACAACGTGCAGGTCTGCACCAACATCTCCTGCATGCTGCGCGGCGGCTATGAGCTGCTCGACCACTGCAAGCACAAGCTCGGCATCGGTCATAAAGAGGTCACCGAAGACGGTCTTTTTTCTCTCGAAGAGGTCGAGTGCATCGGCGCCTGCTGCTGGGCTCCCGCCATCCAGATCAACTACGACTTCCACGACAACCTGACGCCCGCAAAGGTCGACGACCTGTTCCAGATCTACCGCGACGGCCAGGGAAAGGATGTGAAGTAA
- a CDS encoding transcriptional regulator → MNVSVQLHRELWTSFASQIRSYAAAHGLNSRHHAVVEVGSDLIILRVNTRWLRFTHSEMTEDNNRTEPFQINIDGTVTIGAVTEDMDFTAERLTRELMQ, encoded by the coding sequence TTGAATGTATCCGTTCAATTACACCGCGAACTCTGGACATCGTTCGCATCGCAGATTCGCAGTTACGCAGCGGCACACGGACTCAACAGCCGCCATCATGCAGTCGTTGAAGTAGGAAGCGACCTCATCATCCTTCGCGTCAACACTCGCTGGCTCCGCTTCACGCACAGCGAGATGACCGAAGACAACAACCGGACCGAACCGTTCCAGATCAACATCGACGGAACCGTAACGATCGGCGCAGTCACCGAAGATATGGACTTTACAGCCGAGCGGCTGACGCGGGAGCTAATGCAGTGA
- the nuoD gene encoding NADH dehydrogenase (quinone) subunit D gives MSPALAPEKPFVKKAEKDFADAINPGVKDLIADAARHNASSDASADKTMVINMGPQHPSTHGVLRLVVEIDGETVVGLAPDIGYLHTGIEKTCEAKFYQQVVPLTDRIDYLCPMTNNLAYCLAVEKLLGLEIPERAQYLRVLFNELTRIQSHLVWLGTHAMDIGALTVFLYCFREREQLLRIFEAVSGQRMMTSYVRIGGLSLEPPLDLYDSIRTFLKEFPSKIEQYEGLLQTNPIWMSRLKGVGYLSPEDAIALGVTGPPLRASGVDFDVRRDMPYSSYEKFQFSVPVSNEGDVWARYIVRMQELRESIKICHQALDGLPEGRIVADAPKIILPNREQMKTQMESLIHHFKIVTEGFAVPAGQVCSSVEAPHGMMNYFVVSDGTAKPYRVHMRNPGFATLQALETMCKGRLLADIVAVIGSIDIVLGEIDR, from the coding sequence ATGTCACCCGCTCTCGCACCCGAAAAGCCCTTCGTCAAAAAGGCGGAGAAAGACTTCGCCGACGCCATCAACCCCGGCGTCAAAGACCTCATCGCCGACGCAGCCCGGCACAATGCCAGCTCCGATGCCTCCGCCGACAAGACCATGGTCATCAACATGGGCCCGCAGCACCCGTCGACGCACGGTGTTCTGCGCCTGGTGGTCGAGATCGATGGCGAAACCGTGGTCGGCCTCGCTCCGGACATCGGCTATCTGCACACCGGCATCGAAAAAACCTGCGAGGCGAAGTTCTACCAGCAGGTCGTTCCCCTCACCGACCGCATCGACTATCTCTGCCCCATGACCAACAACCTCGCCTACTGCCTCGCAGTGGAGAAGCTGTTGGGCCTCGAGATCCCCGAACGCGCCCAGTACCTCCGCGTCCTCTTCAACGAGCTCACCCGCATCCAGTCGCACCTCGTCTGGCTCGGCACCCACGCCATGGACATCGGCGCGCTCACCGTCTTCCTCTACTGCTTCCGCGAGCGCGAGCAGCTGCTGCGCATCTTCGAGGCCGTCTCCGGCCAGCGCATGATGACCAGCTACGTCCGCATCGGTGGCCTCAGCCTGGAGCCGCCACTCGATCTCTACGACTCGATCCGCACCTTCCTCAAGGAGTTCCCCTCGAAGATCGAGCAGTACGAGGGCCTGTTACAGACGAACCCCATCTGGATGTCGCGCCTCAAGGGCGTAGGCTACCTCTCGCCCGAGGACGCAATCGCCCTCGGCGTCACCGGCCCTCCACTGCGTGCCTCCGGCGTCGACTTCGATGTCCGCCGCGACATGCCCTACTCCAGCTACGAGAAGTTCCAGTTCAGCGTCCCCGTCTCGAACGAGGGCGACGTCTGGGCACGCTACATCGTCCGCATGCAGGAGCTCCGCGAGTCGATCAAGATCTGCCACCAGGCGCTCGATGGCCTTCCCGAAGGCCGCATCGTCGCCGACGCACCAAAGATCATCCTGCCCAACCGCGAACAGATGAAGACCCAGATGGAATCCCTCATCCATCACTTCAAGATCGTCACGGAAGGCTTTGCAGTCCCGGCCGGTCAGGTGTGCAGCTCGGTCGAAGCACCGCACGGCATGATGAACTACTTCGTTGTCTCCGACGGCACCGCCAAGCCCTACCGCGTGCACATGCGCAACCCCGGATTCGCCACGCTGCAAGCACTCGAGACCATGTGCAAAGGCCGCCTGCTCGCCGACATCGTAGCAGTTATCGGCTCCATCGACATCGTCCTTGGGGAGATTGATCGATGA
- a CDS encoding NADH-quinone oxidoreductase subunit C has translation MYDPASALTGLQAISEAHPENAAIQAAISALADIATDAKYDRAELTITVAREDILAACRAVKPVYNFFEDATAVDWYPSEPRFQITYHLLSLSLKARLRLIVQLDGSDAVLDSIVSVWPAANFYEREIFDLFGVRFSGHPNMVRIMMPEDWQGHPLRKDYPVEGYR, from the coding sequence ATGTACGATCCCGCCTCCGCCCTCACCGGCCTTCAGGCCATCTCCGAAGCCCACCCCGAGAACGCCGCCATCCAGGCTGCGATCAGTGCTCTAGCCGACATAGCCACCGACGCCAAGTACGACCGCGCCGAGCTGACCATCACCGTCGCCCGCGAAGACATCCTCGCCGCCTGTCGAGCCGTAAAGCCGGTCTACAACTTCTTCGAAGACGCGACCGCCGTCGACTGGTATCCCTCAGAGCCCCGCTTTCAGATCACCTATCACCTTCTCTCACTCAGCCTCAAGGCTCGTCTTCGCCTGATCGTCCAGCTCGACGGCTCCGACGCCGTACTCGACAGCATCGTCTCCGTCTGGCCTGCGGCCAACTTCTACGAGCGCGAGATCTTCGACCTCTTCGGCGTCCGCTTCAGCGGCCACCCCAACATGGTCCGCATCATGATGCCGGAAGACTGGCAGGGCCATCCGCTCCGCAAGGACTACCCCGTGGAGGGCTACCGCTAA
- a CDS encoding NADH-quinone oxidoreductase subunit A, with the protein MQTYPYIWNYLPLVLQILVALGLAGGMVGASFFIGKHKNSRTKGGTYECGMDPIGDARGRFSVRFYMVAMLFILFDVEAVFMLPWAVIFKQLPAITGSKMFGFWEMFVYLGFVAVGLFYVWKKGILDWANDKGDL; encoded by the coding sequence ATGCAAACGTACCCCTACATCTGGAATTATCTTCCTCTCGTCCTGCAAATTTTGGTCGCCCTTGGGTTGGCTGGCGGCATGGTGGGGGCCTCGTTCTTCATCGGCAAGCACAAAAACTCCCGCACCAAGGGTGGCACCTACGAGTGCGGCATGGACCCCATCGGCGATGCCCGCGGCCGCTTCTCGGTCCGCTTCTATATGGTCGCCATGTTGTTCATTCTGTTCGACGTAGAAGCCGTCTTCATGCTTCCATGGGCAGTCATCTTCAAGCAGCTTCCCGCCATCACCGGATCGAAGATGTTCGGCTTCTGGGAGATGTTCGTCTACCTCGGCTTCGTCGCCGTCGGCCTCTTCTACGTCTGGAAGAAGGGCATTCTGGACTGGGCAAACGATAAGGGAGACCTCTAA
- a CDS encoding prepilin peptidase, which produces MTTQLLFEIIGLLLGLLFGSFLNVCIARIPHSESIVKPRSRCPHCGKSIRWHDNIPVLSWLLLRGRCRECKAAISSQYPLVELATGIWFSIAGAHLARLYAIPGDAAFNQLASATVAQILFIILGFLLIGLMVMDWQTQLLPDVFTFTGIAISFFLTCVQAFFLGPTEDRVILGAHHIRLASPGNVIDHGNVFFTGPENMINSWLFATVGAASILLLIRWLYKAIRHREGMGLGDVKLLALIAAFLGFWPAVLSLFLGVLLASSYAVILLIRGRAGATTRLAFGSFLCLGGLITALVGNRILETYEAFLR; this is translated from the coding sequence GTGACCACGCAACTGCTCTTCGAGATCATCGGCCTGCTCCTTGGACTCCTCTTCGGCAGCTTTCTGAACGTCTGCATCGCACGCATTCCACACAGTGAATCCATCGTCAAACCGCGCTCCCGCTGCCCCCACTGCGGCAAAAGCATCCGCTGGCACGACAACATCCCCGTCCTGAGCTGGCTGCTGCTGCGTGGACGATGCCGCGAGTGTAAAGCCGCAATCTCCTCGCAGTACCCACTCGTGGAGCTCGCCACCGGCATCTGGTTCTCTATCGCCGGAGCACACCTCGCGCGGCTCTATGCAATTCCCGGCGACGCGGCCTTCAACCAGCTTGCCAGCGCCACAGTCGCGCAGATCCTCTTCATCATCCTCGGCTTCCTCCTCATCGGCCTGATGGTGATGGACTGGCAGACTCAGCTCCTCCCTGACGTCTTCACCTTCACCGGCATCGCCATCAGCTTCTTCCTCACCTGCGTTCAGGCCTTCTTCCTCGGGCCTACCGAGGACCGGGTCATCCTCGGCGCGCACCACATCCGCCTCGCCAGCCCCGGCAACGTCATCGACCACGGCAACGTCTTCTTCACCGGCCCGGAGAACATGATCAACTCCTGGCTGTTCGCGACCGTCGGCGCGGCATCTATCCTTCTACTCATCCGCTGGCTCTACAAAGCGATCCGGCACCGCGAGGGCATGGGCCTCGGCGATGTCAAGCTCCTCGCCCTGATCGCCGCCTTCCTCGGGTTCTGGCCTGCTGTGCTTTCCCTCTTCCTTGGAGTTCTTCTCGCCAGCTCCTATGCCGTCATCCTGCTCATCCGAGGCCGGGCAGGAGCCACCACACGCCTCGCCTTCGGCAGCTTTCTGTGTCTCGGTGGTCTGATAACCGCACTGGTCGGAAACCGCATCCTCGAAACCTACGAAGCATTTCTCCGCTAA
- a CDS encoding DUF4410 domain-containing protein → MRLLSGTSLFLALHAIFLLPLPLVAASTQSNVNDSSAPSIPAVWQSTKAEHVYGLPDIKHNKKGTLVLSPDSLTFTGKSGSTSIPRTSITAVSAGNQRVEIGGVGLMIFRMTIPDGGGLAAAAVLHHRQDMLTVEFNDSRGGNHAAVFFLPATEADHALQSFALTPLPPRKAQDTSCQSALIDPKSVLVATPNWDQAQVPAAYRALIYEHLIDRLRNTKEVAHVYRVGEDNGEKGCSQYTVHIAITTFKEGSSVKRAFLGPAGMFMGTTQMKFDVTFTDASGKLNTSKQIAATMRGESESTNVADHVAKNVAKQYANMLKGAEKSIAANKPASPLA, encoded by the coding sequence ATGAGATTGTTATCTGGAACCTCGCTCTTTCTCGCCCTTCACGCCATTTTTCTTCTGCCACTCCCCTTGGTGGCTGCAAGCACGCAGTCGAACGTCAACGATTCTTCTGCTCCTTCCATTCCCGCTGTCTGGCAGTCCACTAAAGCGGAGCATGTATATGGATTGCCCGACATTAAACACAACAAGAAGGGCACCCTTGTACTTAGTCCGGATTCACTGACATTCACAGGTAAATCGGGTAGCACCTCGATTCCTCGAACCTCGATCACGGCTGTAAGTGCGGGCAATCAGAGGGTCGAAATCGGTGGAGTCGGCCTTATGATCTTCCGCATGACGATTCCGGATGGCGGCGGTCTTGCGGCTGCTGCGGTATTGCATCACCGGCAGGATATGCTGACCGTGGAGTTCAATGACAGCCGCGGTGGCAATCATGCCGCCGTCTTTTTTCTCCCAGCCACAGAAGCAGATCACGCTCTTCAAAGCTTTGCTCTGACCCCTCTGCCGCCACGGAAAGCTCAGGACACTTCTTGCCAGAGCGCCTTGATCGATCCGAAGAGTGTGCTTGTTGCCACTCCGAACTGGGATCAGGCGCAAGTGCCGGCTGCCTATCGAGCGCTCATATATGAACATCTGATCGATCGCCTTCGTAACACGAAAGAAGTTGCCCATGTATATCGTGTTGGCGAGGACAACGGCGAAAAGGGATGCTCACAATACACCGTTCACATCGCGATCACAACCTTCAAGGAAGGTAGCTCCGTGAAGCGTGCGTTCCTTGGACCTGCTGGAATGTTTATGGGAACCACACAGATGAAGTTCGATGTTACTTTCACGGACGCATCAGGAAAACTGAACACCAGTAAACAGATCGCAGCCACGATGCGGGGCGAATCCGAGAGCACCAATGTTGCGGACCATGTTGCTAAGAACGTTGCCAAACAATATGCCAATATGCTGAAGGGTGCCGAGAAGAGCATCGCAGCAAATAAGCCAGCCAGCCCACTCGCATGA